Genomic segment of Bacteroides intestinalis DSM 17393:
TTCCACCTATGTGGCTCAAGATATTTTCAGCTTTACCGTATTGTAATTTTGTAGCCAGCCAACGGGGACTTTCGGGAATGAAGAATATAAGGATAAAAAAGAGTCCCGAAGGTACTACTTCTGCCCAGAACATCCAACGCCATCCCATTTGCCCATTCCATGTTTCCAGAATGTTTTCGCCGGGAACTACCGGGTCAGCGATCAACCAGTTGACGAACTGGGCTGCCAGAATACCTAATACGATTGTCAATTGATTGATCGATACAAACTTCCCTCGTACATGGCTGGGTGATACCTCGGCTATATACATGGGAGATAAGTTGGAAGCAATGCCGATGCCAATACCACCGAATATGCGGTAAAAGATAAACCAATTGAGGTCATTGACAGCTCCTGTACCTATTGCAGAAACGGTAAAAGTGATAGCTGCTATTATCATCAAGGGTTTGCGCCCATATTTATCAGATAAGCTACCTGCAATTGTTACCCCTATTAAACAGCCGAGAATGGCACTGCCCATGACCCATCCCTGCATACCGGGAGAATTCTCAATTGCAAAGAAGATTTCATAGAATGGTTTGGCACCTCCAATGACTACCCAATCGTATCCGAAGAGTAGCCCTCCCATGGCAGATACCAGCGAAATAAGTAATAGGTAAAAATTGTTGCTAAATGGTTTTGTTTTCATGATATACGATTTATTGTATGGCAAATGTATGCCATTAAACTTAATAAAAAAATGCAGATTGTTATCAATTTAATGTATAATCTTATTATATTTATGGCTGTAAATGCTTGAATGCATTGCTTGAATAAGCATTCATGTAAAATACTATGATATATATGTAAAATACTACCAAAATCAGATACTATGGAAAAGGTTGCAGAAGGTTTTAAAGGAGAGAAGGCTATCGTTACACCATATAATATACGTAACCTTCAACGAGAGAATAATATTACAAAACAATTATTCGTCAGTCATATTGGATACTATCCTCATGCAGAAAATCATTTTAGGGAAAGGGAAAAAGGGACTAACGAGAATGTCTTTATATATTGTGAGAGTGGTTGCGGTTGGGTTAGTTATAAAGGTGAGAAGTATATCCTGACTAAAAATCAGGCTTTTATATTACCGGCTAATGAGCAACATGCATATGGAGCGGACGAAGTGAATCCCTGGAGTATCTATTGGCTACATTTCTGTGGCGAGGGCGTGGCTATGTTCTCCTCTATAATAGGTAAGGCTATATCTTTGGAGGAGTCGGATAAGAGCCGTTATGATGATCGCTTTCAACTATTTGAAGAAATGTATCAGAACTTGGAAATGGGATATAGTCCTGAGAACTTGGAATATGTTAGCTTTTGCCTGATGCATTTTCTGGCTTCTTTGAAGTATATTAATCAGTTCAGAGAAATAAAGAAGGTGAGAGAAACGGATTTTATACAGAAGAGCATTTCCTTTATGAAAGAGAATATGGAGAATAAGATTACGCTGGAGGATATAGCTCAGCATGTGGGCTATTCCGCATCTCATTTCAGTGCATTGTTTTCGGAGAGAACTTCTTATGCTCCAATGGAATATTATAACCAATTAAAAATTCAACGTGCTTGTTCGTTCTTGCAATTCTCCGATCTAAAAATCAAAGAGATTGCTTTCCGTCTAGGGTACTACGATCAATTCCATTTCTCGAAAGCTTTTAATAAAGAGATGGAAATTACTCCTAAAGAATATAGGAGGAGATATAAATAACCAGTTGGCGGGATTAGAGGCTGTCAGCATCCTGTCAGAGTCGTATCAGAGAGGAATCAAATCCCTATTTGCTCCGTACCATCTTCGGATAGAGGTACTTCTGACCGAATTTACTACGGAGTTGGTACGGATCGGATACTGCCCAAACCCGGTCCTGGTCTCTATTCGGGCACGGGGAGGAGGCCGTTAATTCCGCCAACGGGTATAAATAACTTCGGATATAATGTGAAATGCGCCCTAAAAGTTTGCTACAGACTTTTAAGGCGCATTTTGTAATAAAGAAAAATTAGTTTTGCTAGGCTTTAGCTTTTGGAAGAGCTTAACCTCTTTTTATATACAATCACCATTATCATAATACCTATCACCATTAGAGCCAGTGCTGCATAAGCAATACCTTCTGTTACATGCAAGCTCTTCGGATCAAAGCGCATTTCAATGGTGTGTTTTCCAGCAGGTACATACATGGAGCGCAGGATATAGTCTGCACGGGCAATGTCGGCAGGTTCTCCGTCGATGGTAGCTATCCAGCCATCCGGATAATAGATTTCGGAGAATACGACTACACCATCCTTTGAATTATTTGTTTCATAAACCAGACGGTTCGGTTCGTAATTCGTCAGGCGTACGCTGGAAAGGCTGTCTTTATGAACGGTGGTAACACCTTTCAGAATATCTTTGAAGCGTGTATCTACTACGGCAGTTTCCGTTGGAAGTATAGTATTCAATGCATCTATTTCCTGATTTGCATTATCCACATATTCCACTTTATTTACGAACCATGCATTACCGTAAGCATACGGGTTTTCGATAGGCACTGTCTGTCCTTGTCCGGCAGGAAAGATGAAATACTTCGTATTCAGCATGTTCAGGATGCGGAATTTGGAAGCATCTACGCTGTCCATTTCTCCGCCTGCGGTGGCAATAACCCGATAGGTGGCTTGCATTTCAGGAGAAATGTGCCGTTCGATCATCTCCTGATAACGACGCAACTTGGCAGCATGATATCCGCCCACACTCTTGTGCCAGTAGGAAGTATTATTCTCGTTGAATGCATCTCCGGAGAAATTCAGTACACGGTAGTTCGGATCAGTGTCCTGCAGGATGATTTCGTCAGCTTTCGTTTTTTTGAAAGTATCAACTTGGGTAGAACGTGGAACGAATTGATCATCGTGCAGATAGCGCTTGTTGACTCCCCACATATCGATCACGCAAAGAATGGCAATGCCTGCAATAATATAGGGTCTCTTTAATTTTCCACTATAGTAAAGCCACAACAGTGCACAACCAATTACGATAATAATAAAGCTACGCAGTGCATCGGCACTAACCATTGCAGCACGCATTTCCGCCATATTAGAGAGGATGCCGGACAACTCGTTTGCAGGAATCATTTGCTGATTGACCGCATTCTGTAGCATTTGTGCTTCCTTTGCAGGGATGAAAGTTGAGCTGAAAGCTCCGGGAATAATGGCTAATATCAAGGCTACGCCGGCAGTAAGTGCCAAGCTGACACCTATAAACTTCATCTTCTTCTTGAGTATCTCTGGTTCATCCAGAATCTTTTTCAGCGCAAAGATAGCTAGTAGTGGAATTGTAAATTCTGCAATAACGAGAATGGACGATACGGCACGGAACTTACTATACATAGGTATATAGTCGATGAAGAAATCAGTCAGTGGCATGAAGTTCTTGCCCCATGAAAGAACAATGGAGAAGAATGTAGCTCCGACTAATGCCCATTTCAATGGACCTTTGACTATAAAACAACCCAAGATAAAGAGGAAGAGTACAAAAGCACCTACATATACAGGACCTGAGGTCATCGGCTGGTCACCAAAGTATTGGGGTAATTGCTGGTATAGTCCGGAATAGGTTGGATTGGCTTTTTCCATGGCTGTCTCATTCAGGATGAGAGGTACGGAGGCACCACCTTTAAAGTTAGGCACTAACAAGGTCCAGGTTTCGCCGATACCATAGCTCCATTGAGTGATGTAGTCACGATCCAGTCCGCTACTGGTTTGTTTGGCTGCATCACCGGTTTCTACAAGCTCGCTTTTACCGCGCATGGTTTCTTTGCTGTACTGGTAAGTGTGATACAGGTTTGATAGATTGACGGATATGCCAATCAATGCAGCTACTACAAGCACACCGCTAGCTTTAAAGAATTGTGGCAAGGTCTTGTTGCGCCATGCATCTTCAAAATAGGCTCCTGCAATGAAGAGGATGACGAACAGGAAGTAATAACTCATCTGTACGTGGTTCGACAG
This window contains:
- a CDS encoding YfhO family protein, with amino-acid sequence MKKLLPDLLVILTFAVLSFAYFFPADIEDRILFQHDTAAGAGAGQEASLYRQETGEYTRWTNSLFGGMPTYQIAPSYDSTQPLTWVQKVYRLFLPTYVNLTFILMLGFFILLRAFGIPTWLAGLGGLMWAFSSYFFILISAGHIWKFITLAYIPPTIAGIVLAYRGKYLAGGIVTALFIALQILSNHVQMSYYFLFVILFIAGAYFEDAWRNKTLPQFFKASGVLVVAALIGISVNLSNLYHTYQYSKETMRGKSELVETGDAAKQTSSGLDRDYITQWSYGIGETWTLLVPNFKGGASVPLILNETAMEKANPTYSGLYQQLPQYFGDQPMTSGPVYVGAFVLFLFILGCFIVKGPLKWALVGATFFSIVLSWGKNFMPLTDFFIDYIPMYSKFRAVSSILVIAEFTIPLLAIFALKKILDEPEILKKKMKFIGVSLALTAGVALILAIIPGAFSSTFIPAKEAQMLQNAVNQQMIPANELSGILSNMAEMRAAMVSADALRSFIIIVIGCALLWLYYSGKLKRPYIIAGIAILCVIDMWGVNKRYLHDDQFVPRSTQVDTFKKTKADEIILQDTDPNYRVLNFSGDAFNENNTSYWHKSVGGYHAAKLRRYQEMIERHISPEMQATYRVIATAGGEMDSVDASKFRILNMLNTKYFIFPAGQGQTVPIENPYAYGNAWFVNKVEYVDNANQEIDALNTILPTETAVVDTRFKDILKGVTTVHKDSLSSVRLTNYEPNRLVYETNNSKDGVVVFSEIYYPDGWIATIDGEPADIARADYILRSMYVPAGKHTIEMRFDPKSLHVTEGIAYAALALMVIGIMIMVIVYKKRLSSSKS
- a CDS encoding AraC family transcriptional regulator, coding for MEKVAEGFKGEKAIVTPYNIRNLQRENNITKQLFVSHIGYYPHAENHFREREKGTNENVFIYCESGCGWVSYKGEKYILTKNQAFILPANEQHAYGADEVNPWSIYWLHFCGEGVAMFSSIIGKAISLEESDKSRYDDRFQLFEEMYQNLEMGYSPENLEYVSFCLMHFLASLKYINQFREIKKVRETDFIQKSISFMKENMENKITLEDIAQHVGYSASHFSALFSERTSYAPMEYYNQLKIQRACSFLQFSDLKIKEIAFRLGYYDQFHFSKAFNKEMEITPKEYRRRYK